The genomic region GTGGTCGTCGCGCTGGCCGCGGCGATGAGCGCGCTGTTCGGCGAGATCGGTGACCGACTGCGCCGCCCCGACGTCGTCCAGTTCGCCGGGATGATGATCATGATGCCGTTCATGTTCCTCTCCGCCGCATTCGCGCCGCTGGGCAGCATGCCGGACTGGATGGGCACCGTCGCCGCGGTCAACCCGGTCGAGCACGCCATCCACGCGTTGCGCGGCAGCGTGCTCGGCACCGCCACCACCGGCGACACCGCGACCGCGCTCGCCGCGGCCGCCGTCCTCTGGGGCATCGTCGTCCTGCTGCCGGGCATGGTTCGCCGGCGGCGCCGCCCGCGGCGATGAGCCCGCGCAGACCGGGAGCCCTGGGCACGCGCGCCCACCTGGAGCGGCACGACGTGGTGATCGTTGGTGCCCGCGCCGCCGGCGCGGCCACCGCGCTGCGGGCCCGCCCCGGGCACGACGTGTCGCCCTGCTCGACCGGTCGGTCTTCCCGGCCGACACCGAGTCCACCCACCAGCTGGCCCGCCCGGCCGTGGTCCAGCTGCGGCGGTGCGGCCTGCTGGACGAGTTCCTGGACGCACCAGCGATCCGCACAGCACCGCCGCGGTGACACGTTCACCCACCGAGGCGCTGGCGAACCGGGTGTGCGTCCATCCCGGCCGGCCATCGTCATCACGGGTAGGCCGATCAACCCCGGAGGTGCGTCGAATGAACCCGCAGCTACAACCGATGACGGAGGACTGGGGCCGGGCGATGGCGATCGTCGCCCACCCCGACGATCTGGAGTACGGCGCGGCCAGCGCGATCGCCCGCTGGACCGCCGCTGGTAGGCAGGTCGCCTACGTGATCGTCACCGACGGGGAGGCCGGCATCGACGCGATCCCCCCCGCCCAGGCCGGCCCGCTGCGCCAGAAGGAGCAGCTCGCCAGCGCGGCGCTGGTCGGGGTGAGCGACGTGTCCTTCCTCGGCCACCCCGACGGGGTGGTCGAGTACGGGCCGGCGCTGCGGCGCGACCTCGCCCGCCAGATCCGGCGGTTCCGTCCCGACGTGCTGCTCACCGCCACCCAGGAGCTCACCTACGGGCTGAGCGTCGGGCAACGGATCGTGAACCAGGCCGACCACCGGGCGGTCGGGATCGCGGTCCTCGACGCCGCCCGGGACGCGGCCAACCGCTGGGTCTTCACCGACCTGCTCGACGAGGGACTGGAACCATGGGCCGGGGTACGCCACGTCTACCTGATCGGATCGAACCAGCCCACCCATGCCGTCGACGTCACCGACACCCTCGATGCCGGGATCGCGTCGCTGCGCGCCCACCATGCCTACCTGCAGGGACTTGGCCGCGAGTTCGACCCCGAGGCGTTCCTGCGCGGCTTCACCGCGCAGGCCGGGCAGGCGATCGGCGTGCCCAACGCCGTCGCCCTCGCCCAGATCCAGGTCCAGGGCGTGTAGCACACGGCCGACGCCGGTCCCGGTGAGCGACCTTGAGTCGGTCGGCACCGCGGGAGGAACCAGTCGTGGGCCGAGCCGGTCAGTCCGGTGTCGTCGGCCTGGTGGCCCGGATGACCGCCGAGTGCACGCCGTCGCCGTGGTCGGCGGTGGCAGTGACCGAAACCTCGACAAGTCCCGCCGCGACCAGCAGGTTCTTGAACTCGCCGATGGTGAGAACACCGGCCACGCACCCGACGCGCCGCGCCGCCTCCGTGCGTCGCGCCGGCGCGGAGTCGTCCTCGGCGATGACGTCGCTGATCCCCAGCCGGCCACCCGGACGCAGCACCCGGAACACCTCGGCGAACACAGCGGCCTTGTCGCTGGACAGGTTGATCACGCAGTTGGAGATCACCAGGTCGATGGACTGCGCCGGCAGCGGGACGTGCTCGATGCTGCCGTGGATGAACTCCACGTTGGTTGCTCGTGCCTGCTGCGCGTTGCGTCGGGCAAGTTCGAGCATGTCGGCGCTGGCGTCCAACCCGTACACCGTGCCGCCGGGCCCGACCCGCTCCGCTGACGGCGCTCACCTGAACTTCCCCGGACCTGCTCACTGAAATTCCCTACCCGGAGCACCCCCCCTCCGGCGTGGCTGCGGTCACGCGCGGGGGGTCCCTTCGAGGCTCGTGATCACCACTCTCGAGCCCTCGAAGGGACCGGTATCGATGCTCACATGGGAGGAATCGTTGGAAGCGCAGGCTCTCCGCCGGCGGGGCTGGACGATCGCTGCGATCGCCCGGCATCTGGATCGTGACCCGAAGACCATTCGTGCCTACCTGTCGGGTGAGCGCACGCCGGGGGTGCGGCGCAGCTCGGCAGCTGACCCGTTCGCGCTGTTCGCGCCGTACGTGACGCAGCGGCTCACCGACGACCCGCACCTGTGGGCGACCACGTTGTACGACGAGGTGGTCGAGCTCGGCTACGCCGGCTCGTACCAGTCGTTCACCCGGGCGGTGCGCACCGGCGGGCTGCGGCCCGCGTGCGAGGAGTGCGCGGCCGCGACGAGCAGGGATCGGGCGATCATCGCGCACCCGCCGGGGGAGGAGACCCAGTGGGACTGGGTGGAGCTGCCCGACCCGCCGCCGGGTTGGGGGCTGTCCGGCGACGCGCACCTGCTGGTCGGGGCGCTGGCGCACTCGAGCCGGTGGCGCGGGGTGCTCGCCGAGTCCGAGGACCAGCCGCACCTGATCGAGGCCCTCGACCGGGTGGTTCGCCGGCTCGGCGGGACCACGCTGGCGTGGCGGTTCGACCGGATGGCGACCGTCTGTCATCCCGGCAGCGGCGAGGTGACCGCCTCGTTCGCCGAGGTGGCCAAGCACTACCAGGTGGCGGTGCGGGTCTGCCCGCCCCGCCGGGGCCGCCGCAAGGGTGTGGTGGAGAAGTCGAACCACGCCGCAGCGCAGCGCTGGTGGCGCACCCTCGCCGATGACGTCACGGTCGGGCAGGCGCAGGCCGA from Actinomycetota bacterium harbors:
- a CDS encoding PIG-L deacetylase family protein, whose amino-acid sequence is MTEDWGRAMAIVAHPDDLEYGAASAIARWTAAGRQVAYVIVTDGEAGIDAIPPAQAGPLRQKEQLASAALVGVSDVSFLGHPDGVVEYGPALRRDLARQIRRFRPDVLLTATQELTYGLSVGQRIVNQADHRAVGIAVLDAARDAANRWVFTDLLDEGLEPWAGVRHVYLIGSNQPTHAVDVTDTLDAGIASLRAHHAYLQGLGREFDPEAFLRGFTAQAGQAIGVPNAVALAQIQVQGV
- a CDS encoding IS21 family transposase, which gives rise to MLTWEESLEAQALRRRGWTIAAIARHLDRDPKTIRAYLSGERTPGVRRSSAADPFALFAPYVTQRLTDDPHLWATTLYDEVVELGYAGSYQSFTRAVRTGGLRPACEECAAATSRDRAIIAHPPGEETQWDWVELPDPPPGWGLSGDAHLLVGALAHSSRWRGVLAESEDQPHLIEALDRVVRRLGGTTLAWRFDRMATVCHPGSGEVTASFAEVAKHYQVAVRVCPPRRGRRKGVVEKSNHAAAQRWWRTLADDVTVGQAQADLDALCARVGDARPRRVDGVRTTVGALADAEPLQPPPGAPYPAVLETAPTVTDQALVPFLGNFYSVPPGLAGRVMRVRARLGDPYLEVVSAAGAILARHRRQPDGAGVVLRDDGHVAALEAVVLAGANATAGRCKHKTRRPLTEAALAEAAVLRGEPASAAGGQVVVDLAQYASALGQRGTASTSTSAATTTGPPVTSQPGHRNPSQKPSQETR